TATGATCCGCACCAATCTCAAAACCCCGGAGCGGATCGGGTTTTCGGATGATGTCTTTGAGGCCTTCACACAACTCTATCAGTATAATTGTAAGAATATTTATTACCATCCGCTGTTGAAAGAATATGCGGTACGGGCGGAAAATATGCTGGCCAGCATCTTTGATTTTGAGCTGCGTGAACTTTCTTCGCGCCGGCAGACCCAGTGGGGATTGGCCTGTGACAAGGATTCGATTGCCGTACGCGAGTTGCATCATTTTATTCAGAAGATGTATGGAAAGAGGGATCGTCCTGCCCTGTCTCAGATTGTCATCGATCACATGTCGCTCATGACGGATCGTTACGCACGGAGTTTCTTTCAGGAAATATTCCTGCCCAAGCCGGTGGGGTAATTTTTATCCCGCCTTGACACGGGGTAAGGGGTTTGGTAACTCCGCCCGCGCCATGGTGAAAACGAAACACGTAACTGGTGATGATTCCGCTGTAGTGAAGGTGTTGGCTCCTGCCAAAATCAACCTCACGCTCGAGATTCTTGGAAAGCGACCGGACGGCTATCATGACCTCCGGAGTCTGGTGGTTCCGGTATCGCTCTATGATACCCTTACGCTCACCCGGACAGCGGTGCCATCGATTGAGGTTTCCTGTGCGATTGTCGGGTTGCCCGGGGAGAATCAGTTTATATTGCCGGCGCCGTGTGATAATCTTGCAGTTCGTGCCGCCAGGCTGTTACGCGACGTCACGGGGCATTCTGGTGGCGCTCATATTGAAATTCAGAAAGAAATCCCGATTGGGTGCGGGATGGGCGGGGGCAGCGCGGATGCCGCAGGGACTTTGGTCGGCTTGAATCGGTTATGGAATACGGGGGTACCGGTTGAACAACTGATGGAATTGGGCGCCCAATTAGGCAGTGATATTCCGGCAATGGTATATGGGAAGCCGGTTTGTATGGAAGGACGGGGCGAAAAGGTGCGTCCGGTAACCTGTCACTGGCCTGTTGGAACTGAATGGTGGATTGTCGTTGTTAATCCCGGGTTTAATGTTCCCACCCGGGATATCTACCGCAGATTTAGAACAGGGTTGACTTCGCCGCAAGAAACCTTTATCAATGCGTACTTTGCGCTAGAAGGAGGAGACGTGAAACTGGCTGCTGCCAGCCTTCATAATACTCTGGAAGCGGTGGTTTTTAATAAATATCCGCTCCTGTCGATGATTGCCGAGAGGCTGAAATCAGCAGGGGCGTTAGGGGTATTGTTGTCGGGCAGCGGGGCCTCGGTTTTTGCCATGGCCTCAAATCACGACCAAGCCCTGGCGATTGAATCGCAGGTAAAGCGTGAGTTGGGTTCATGGTTATGGACGAAGATTGCGCAAATATTGCCCGATAGTGTAATGGTAGCACACGGCCCTTTGACGGCTAGAGTCTAGGTTCAAATCCTAGTCGGGCAACCATCCGGCGGTAATGATGAATTGAAAAGATTATTATGAAGATTTTTACAGGTACAGCGAATCCGAAATTGGCACAGAATATTGCCGACTCGCTTGGCATTCCTCTCGGGAAAGCAATGGTCAGCCGGTTTCCTGATGGTGAGACCGCTGTGAAGATTCTTGAAAATGTCAGAGGTCGGGATGTTTTTATTGTTCAACCCACCTGTCATCCGCCGAATGAAACCCTGATGGAATTATTGATTATGGTGGATGCGTTGCGTCGTGCGTCCGCCGCCCGTATTACAGCGGTGATGCCGTTTTACGGCTATGCGCGGCAGGATCGTAAAGATCAGCCCCGGGTTCCGATTACTGCGAAGTTGGTCGCTAATATTCTGGTGGCCGCAGGAACAAGCCGGTTGTTGACGATGGATTTGCATGCGCAGCAGTTGCAGGGATTCTTTGATATTCCCGTGGATCATCTGTATGCCTCGCCGGTGATCGCGAAATACCTGATCGACAAAAAGCTGGGCAAGTTGGTGGTGGTATCGCCCGATACCGGTGGCCTCAAGATGGCTCATGCCTATTCCGAGATGCTTGGTGCCGGGCTGGCCATTGTGGCCAAGCAGCGCAAGGGCCCCAGTGAAGTTGAAGCCTTGACCATGGTGGGTGATGTCCGTGGTTGTAATTGTGTATTGGTTGATGATTTGGCGACGACGGCTGGAACCCTGACGACGGCGGCACGCATTTTGAAAGAGAACGGCGCCGAGAATATTTATGCAGCGGTTTCCCATGCGGTGTTGACAGATGTTGGGGTGGAGCGGTTGAAGAACTCCCAGATCAAAGAACTGGTGGTTACGGATACGGTGCCGTTGATGGCCAACACGAATGGATTTCCAGTGACGGTTCTCTCGGTGGCGGGCTTGCTTGGGGAAGCTATTTTGCGCATTCATGACAATCAGTCGGTATCATCGTTATTTAAAGTTTAGGTTAAGTTGAAAGGGAAAAGGTAAGTATGGCTAAAGAAATTAAATTATCTGCGAGCAAACGCGAAACTTCCGGAACTTCGGCCTCCAAGGCCCTGCGCCGGACAGGCTTTGTGCCTGCCGTTGTGTACGGGGAAAAAGCCGCTTGTTCGATCAAGATCAACAGTCGCGCTTTCGATTCGATGATCACGCATAACTCCAGCGAAAATCTGATTGTGGATTTGGATGTTGATGGTCAGGTGAGCAAGGCGTTGTTACGAGAGGTTCAGCACGATGTCATGAACGGCTCAGTGCTTCATGCCGACTTCCTGGAAATTTCGATGACTAAGAAAATGCGCGTCACGATCTCCATCGAGCTCAAGGGTGAGCCTGCGGGTGTGTCCCAGCAGGGCGGTATTCTGGAGCACTTGTTGCGTCAGATCGAAGTCGAGTGTTTGCCGGGCGACCTGGTGGAATCTTTCGAAGTGGATGTATCCGAGCTTGGCTTGGGCAAGACCATGATGATCCGGGACATTAAACTGGATTCAAAATATACGGTATTGACCGCTGGTGATGTAGCTGTGGCTACGGTGGTGACGCCGCGTGAGGAGAAGGTCGACGAAGCAGCAGCGGCAGCAGCGGCGGCTCCGGAAGTCATTGGCAAGAAGAAGGAAGACGCGACCGCTGAAGGTGCAGCCCCTACAAAGGGTGCGGCAGCCCCTGCAAAGGGTGCGGCTCCGGCCAAGGGCGAGAAAAAGGAAGAGAAAAAGCCTGCCAAGAAGTAACCTGCTGTGCCGCCTGAAAAGGGGTGTGGTTTGGGTTCGTAGGGCTCGGAGCGATGACCGTGAAAATAGTGGTGGGTCTAGGCAATCCGGGTTTGGAATACGAGCGAACGCCGCATAACATGGGGTTTATTTTGGTGGATTGTCTGGCGGAACGCTTGGGATGCAAGCTGAAAGCCGGTTCGAAATTTGATGCGTTGGTGGGCACGGCAGCGTATGCCAGCGAGGAATTGCTCCTCGTGAAACCACAAACGTTTATGAATAATAGCGGCAGGGCGGTCGGGGCGGTTTTAAATTACCGCAAATTAAGTCCCGGGGATCTGCTGGTAGTGGTGGATGATGCGGATATTCCGCTCGGAACACTGCGCCTTCGTAAAAAGGGAGGGGCAGGAGGACATCGCGGGTTGGCGTCAATCAACGAGGTCCTGGGTACGACGGAATACGCACGGGTGCGGGTCGGGATTGGGCGCGGGGCAACCCGCGATCATCTGGTAGATCATGTGCTTGGA
The nucleotide sequence above comes from bacterium. Encoded proteins:
- a CDS encoding 50S ribosomal protein L25, whose product is MAKEIKLSASKRETSGTSASKALRRTGFVPAVVYGEKAACSIKINSRAFDSMITHNSSENLIVDLDVDGQVSKALLREVQHDVMNGSVLHADFLEISMTKKMRVTISIELKGEPAGVSQQGGILEHLLRQIEVECLPGDLVESFEVDVSELGLGKTMMIRDIKLDSKYTVLTAGDVAVATVVTPREEKVDEAAAAAAAAPEVIGKKKEDATAEGAAPTKGAAAPAKGAAPAKGEKKEEKKPAKK
- a CDS encoding ribose-phosphate pyrophosphokinase translates to MKIFTGTANPKLAQNIADSLGIPLGKAMVSRFPDGETAVKILENVRGRDVFIVQPTCHPPNETLMELLIMVDALRRASAARITAVMPFYGYARQDRKDQPRVPITAKLVANILVAAGTSRLLTMDLHAQQLQGFFDIPVDHLYASPVIAKYLIDKKLGKLVVVSPDTGGLKMAHAYSEMLGAGLAIVAKQRKGPSEVEALTMVGDVRGCNCVLVDDLATTAGTLTTAARILKENGAENIYAAVSHAVLTDVGVERLKNSQIKELVVTDTVPLMANTNGFPVTVLSVAGLLGEAILRIHDNQSVSSLFKV
- the pth gene encoding aminoacyl-tRNA hydrolase; this encodes MTVKIVVGLGNPGLEYERTPHNMGFILVDCLAERLGCKLKAGSKFDALVGTAAYASEELLLVKPQTFMNNSGRAVGAVLNYRKLSPGDLLVVVDDADIPLGTLRLRKKGGAGGHRGLASINEVLGTTEYARVRVGIGRGATRDHLVDHVLGKFGREEWAVVQRAIEETADAVQVILEKGMDFAMNRFNARQENPAGLDDVTAGGKKQ